From Brassica rapa cultivar Chiifu-401-42 chromosome A06, CAAS_Brap_v3.01, whole genome shotgun sequence:
gttattctATTATTTATATTGTAATCAATATGAATGGTTTTAAATAacattatgttattttaattagacataTAATTTTGGATATGTAATATCTCGACTATTTGGtttttatttggatatattagataacatttaattttctgattcgagtataatatttttgttgtacaacttaaaattttgattaattttgttattttgatgtAGTTTGTTTCTTGTCTTAGATTTGTAAacatattttagtaaaattatgtataatttattatatgttattttgaGAATTAAATAGTAAAAGTAAACTAAATTGTTGACGATTCAAagttacataaataaatataacaatGACAGTCCTTTGAAAccttatgcatatatatataagttagaAAAATACTTAATTGTAATAGttggttaatatatttataatattatttaaaaattccatatttatttttaatatgttgaaccgttctataatttatatgtataaaaatagtactataaatagaaatatattatttttaatttaatatttgaatttgtataaaaaattgaattggTCTAGTTACTCATTTTGTTGGGTTGTGCTACATATATTTTGTCAAATTAAagtataactatttatattcATTGTATTAGTTTGGTTGTTCATCTTAGATgagtaaatatattttgattttatagtAATTTAGTATATGTTAAtttggaaaaaataaaattataaaaataaagtgatataaaatgaaacttaaataagaaaagaaagattaaattaattttattcattaaagatatcttaatttatgttatttaaattattttgtaataatttgagAAATAGATTGGTTTAAATAAAATGcttaatacttttaaaatatatattatgttgtttaagcttatcttttaaaaaggaaGATTATTTCTTTAGTTTAAAATCATgattattttgtgaactttccttattatgaattacacatatatataaaagatattttcgtttttaaatttataaattttctttattatattggttattttataaaataaagaaaaagtaaacctaaataaaaaagaaaaaaatagaataaatatttgataatgataattatatatatttgattcattAAGGATATCATCGTAATCTACCACCGTGAAAGTTAACGTTAGCGTGATACGACACATAAGAAActgatttttcaaataatattatagagattctatttcaaattaaaatttaattatatataaatttattttaagatattcaTACTtttatttgaccaaaaaagatATTCATACTTTTATTTGAGATATTTTTGAGCGTCTTATCAATAAAAGGTTAAAAGTACTCTTCTAGattgaaatttcaaaattatagatGGAATATACTTATACGATAGCATGGGAAGGAGAGAAGAGACAATAAATACCATAGAATGCGTAGAGAGGACGTGCAAAAAGCAGAGAGTTGAAGATAacagaaagaaaagaagaatctCTCTCACAGAGAACTTAAGAACCCTAATAATTTATAGCATCAAAATGGTACATTCGAAGAAATTCCGAGGTGTCCGCCAGCGTCAGTGGGGTTCTTGGGTCTCTGAGATTCGTCATCCTCTCTTGTCggttctctctcttcttcactATTTAACACGCatagtcatatatatatatatatatatatatatatatatatatatatatgtataaactGTTTTTCAGCATATGTATCCAATTAACCATCATCGATCATGCTTTCAAAGATTGATGCAACTCTTACGGACATGTGTTTTCAATTAAATCGTTTTCCTCATTTTCGTCCAATTAGAGAGACCACATTCATCGACGgcttgttcttttttttgttcatcaatttttttaactgtttttaatttatttttcggATTCTTTGGGCCACCtatcacattttttttatttacgtgcattgttttagttttttttattcatcGGTTCTTTCGTTCTTTTCATTTCAAAATCAATTTTGTATTCAGTTTTTTTACCAAATAGTTTTAGTAGCTTTATACATCGTTTCTCTTCCTTTATTTGTACaatgtctttttgttttgtatcattttatagtttcttttcttcttttgaaatatataaaatttatataacattatcaaatataaaaaataaatatagatataatatatataattttttattaaaaatatattaattaattaattattttctgtCCCCATTCAAAGCCACTGATCAACGTATATAGTTCATATGATGTGTATTTTTTAGTATATAGTTTTTAATACTCTAGTTTAGTTATTAATGCCTAGTGTTTGTGTGGTCAGTAAGAGAAGGGTGTGGCTAGGAACATTCAACACGGCGGAGGAAGCGGCTAAAGCCTACGACCAAGCAGCGGTTATAATGAATGGCCATAACGCGAAGACCAACTTTCCCGTCATCAAATCCAACGACTCAGATTCTTCAGACATCAACTCTCTCTCAAGGTCGCCTAAATGGTTATCAGAACACCTCAACGCTAAGCTAAGGAAAAACTGTAAAGACCAGACACCATATCTGACATGTCTCCGCCTCGATAACGACAGCTCACACATCGGCGTCTGGCAGAAACGCGCCGGGtcaaaaacaactcaaaactgGGTCAAGCTTGTTGAACTTAGCGACGGCGTTAACGCACGGGCCGGTGATGTTGGGATTAAtaagatgaagaaaaaaatcGACGACGTTGAGGAAGAAGATCAGGTGGCAATGCAGATGATCGAGGAGCTTCTCAACTGGACTTGTCCTGCTTCTGCATCCATTTCAGGTCTTCActagatatattattataaagttagttataattaatttatggagCTTTGAAAAAATACGGAGCTTTAGTCAAATACATTtcgaatatatatatgataatctATAGGCCATATAAGCGCACATATACGTAAATACCTTTTCAAATGTATACAACTGATgccaaaaaaaatgtatacaaCTTTGTCTGCATGTATTATGTATACTACGTTATAAATAGtattctacttttttttttaaatagtattcTACTTGATTACAAAGAGTTTATTATCTCTGTTGTATTCGTCGACATGATATAATTACATAGAGCAGACCGACAAGACATGGTACAATTGTAAGGAAGCTAATTAATTCGTTGATTAAAGAAGAGTCAAAAGTAAATGTGAAAGAGACTAGTCACTCTTTCTAAATCCATCTGCAAATTAGATTCATGTGATTCGAGTGTTTAGTCTTACCTCGACCAAGAAAGCGTTTACCATTTAACATGGTTACTACTATAGTGTCTATCGGTCAAATTCTCCTCTCGTTTATATTTGACTTGTCATAATATGTTTTCGACTATCTATATCGTATCAATGCTTCCCTTTATCCCTTATATAGGGCTCTGTTGAACTGAGTCTCTGCCAACTTTATGTCCACGgatctactctttttccttgttATGTATTTCACAGTGTAATATTCTTTTTTGTGTACGATATAAAATTtcagttgaccaaaaaaagaagCAAGCACCGTGGAAAAAAATAAAGGGTTTTAATTAGGAGAGTAATTGTAAAAGTAGGTGTACAATTAATCGCTAACCCTTCTCAAAAAGTGTATGTTATGataattaaacttttaaaagtGTTACATTGTGCAAATATCCCATAATTACTATATCATTTATAGATGAGAATATAGATAttgttttcttataatatgaaTATTGTTTAATCGGTAATTAGAAGAAATTTATAAGTTGGTCCGTTACGTGGGGAGTCTTTGTGTTTGGTAAACACTCGAAACGTATTTTCAGGATCTCACACCAAAAAAATCACCAACTCACTCGCTCAACCACCGTCTTCGCCGTAGAACCACCGCCTCCGCCGATAGAATctgtattaataaattttagccAATGGGGAAAGGCGGATCACTGAGCGAAGGCGTGATTAAAAACATCATCCTCTCGTACACTTACGTGGCGATATGGATCTTCCTCAGCTTCACCGTGATCGTCTACAACAAATACATCCTCGACAAGAAGATGTACAACTGGCCATTCCCCATCTCCCTAACCATGATCCACATGTCCTTCTGCTCAACCCTAGCTTTCCTCCTCATCAAGGTCTTCAACTTCGTCGAGCCTGTCTCAATGTCACGCGACACTTACCTCAGATCAGTCGTTCCTATCGGCGCGTTGTACTCACTCTCCCTCTGGCTCTCCAACTCGGCCTACATCTACCTTTCCGTCTCCTTCATCCAGATGCTCAAGGCCTTGATGCCTGTCGCTGTTTACTCCATCGGTGTCTTGTTTAAGAAGGAAGGTTTTAAGCCGGAGACAATGGTTAACATGTTGTCTATCTCCTTCGGCGTCGCGATAGCTGCTTACGGTGAAGCTAGGTTTGATGTGTGGGGTGTGATTCTCCAGCTAGGTGCGGTTGCGTTCGAAGCGACGCGTTTGGTAATGATTCAGATATTACTTGCGTCTAAAGGAATCACGTTGAACCCTATCACTTCTCTTTATTACGTTGCACCTTGTTGTTTGGCTTTCTTGTCTGTTCCTTGGATTGTTGTGGAGTTTCCTGTCCTGAGAGACACCTCTAGCTTCCATTTCGACTACCTCGTGTTCGGGACCAACTCGTTCTGTGCGTTTGCTTTGAATCTTGCTGTTTTTCTTTTGGTGGGGAAGACATCTGCCTTGACCATGAATGTTGCTGGTGTGGTTAAGGACTGGCTCTTGATCGCCTTCTCATGGTCGGTGATTAAGGACACTGTGACTCCTATTAATCTTTTTGGTTACGGGATTGCGTTCTTGGGCGTTGCTTATTACAATCACGCTAAGTTAAGAGCATTGAAGGCTAAAGAGGCTCAGAAGAGTGCTCAGCAGAGTGATGAAGAGAGTGGTCGGCTTTTGGAAGAGAAGGAAGGTGGGAGGAAGAACGAGCCAGATAATTAGTAAGGTGaaaaaattggtttggttttgaatttttttcctgCTTAAATTGCATTTTTGTTGGAATAAGAGCTTAAAGGGTTTATAGTAGATGTTAGACAAAGTTTGGTTTATGATAGTCAGACTTAAGAATGACAAATTGCCTTGATGGAGAATCTGAGTTTAGGTTATGATCTATTTGTCTAACTTactgatttggctacctatggaTTGTAGATTGCTTGGATCATATATATCTTCACACTAAGTAATAACCTGCACTGCAcatgataattaaaaaaaaaaattaattattttgtaatctattatattaaaacagaagtcacaacttctcttcatgtgtaattttttttaaatggaccttcctagaaaattatatttcatttaattctaATTAACATTATGACATCATTAAAATATCGCATCTTAAATAATTGACATATGTAACAACTCACCTATAAAAttgtcttattttttaattataaaaatatgttgagaaaaaaatctacaaaatcttattagatattttaaatattattataaaataatcattgattaatttcgtGATTAGtactataatattattataaattaatgttagttaagattttattataaaaaaaaaattgtatactattttcttaaaatttctaactataatctatatctattatattaaaacagaagtcacaacttttctttatgtgtgattttttttaaatggaccttcctagaaaattatatttcatttaattctaATTAACATTATGACATCATTAAGATATCACATCTTAAATAATTGACATATGTAACAACTCGCCTATAAAAttgtcttattttttaattataaaaatatgttgagaaaaaaatctacaaaatcttattagatattttaaatattattataaaataatcattgattaatttcgtGATTAGTActctaatattattataaattaatgttagttaagattttattataaaaaaaaattgtatactattttcttaaaatttctaactataATCTATATTATCTATTGAAATAGAAGTAGTGAATTCTTTCATGTATTGTTTCATAATTTGGACcatcctttaattttttattaaatatattttattaagactaataatatatagaatattTGAACTACGTTAATCACAaaatcttttgatatcttttcattttaaatatctattatattaaaacagaagttacaactttaattcatgtgtgattttttttaaatggacattcctagaaaattatatttcatttaattctaATTAACATTATGACATCATTAAGATATCACATCTTAAATAATTGACATATGTAACAACTCACCTATAAAAttgtcttattttttaattataaaaatatgttgagaaaaaaatctacaaaatcttattagatattttaaatattattataaaataatcattgattaatttcgtGATTAGTActctaatattattataaattaatgttagttaagattttattataaaaaaaaattgtatactattttcttaaaatttctaactataatctatattatctattaaaatagaagtaatgaattctttcatgtattgttttataatttggaccatcctttaattttcttattaaatatattttattaagactaataatatatagaatctTTGAACTACTTAATCACAaaatcttttgatatcttttcattttaaatataaatatatattttaaatattctaaCAAGTctgtttaaaagattttaacaagatattaattttcaaaaattatatgtaaatattttcattaatttcaaaattagttatgaaataatattatacatttatatattttataatattaaaaatataaattctataattttatcaattatataatcataatcaatcattttATGAGAAATTATTGATTATTATATTGTGCTAAATatgattaaattatattaaattgttaaatttatatattttattttgtaagtaTTTATATTCGAAATGTAATATGTAGGTAACACGTGTTAAtattagaaaactatataatacacgtatataaattaacatgtatttcatCAAAGTTAATAATACAAATCATTTATGcatgatatctttttattttaaatataaatataaataaatatatacatatatgtataatttttttaacaaatcttttgaaaatattataacgttatcttaattttttaaaattttatgtaaatatttcatctaatttcgtaattagcaatgaactattattatgcattaatatataaatatttagttatcatttacaaaataaaaaattacccttttatcattttataataataatagttcatattaaatgagattattatattgaactaaatatgataacattatattaaattgataaatttgtaaaaacagtttttataaatataaaatatttatgctataAATATAATACGATGATATAACGACTTAACAtgcaaaaactatataatacatgtataaaaattgacatatcttagacttttgtatatataataatatattatctgaaataattaaatgtaaaaatattgcTAACAGAAACTTAGTTTTGAAGGTCGATGGATCAAAActgaatataaattaatacaaaaataatatttaatatgatttttaatgtatatattaatttgttaaataaatatatatatcataaatgatgtaaaaaaatatttatgtatataaaataaaaataaacacccGCACAgttgtgcgggtcaaaatctagtgtttGTTTTAAAACCATACTATAActtataaaagatgatttcttgtgaaatatttaaattagacCAAAGCTATGAAATGCGAAAGCTGCTTCCAAAaatgagtaaatatgtttgcaatcAACTGATGCTGATTAATGTGTTAACAAGAGGTGAGGGAGTGGTGACTGGTGGTTGACGCAAGTGTTAAATCTCAggtttctttcttgtttttcgtGGTTTcacaaatattacaaaatctgtGCACCACCTAACCATATTCATAAAATTGAAATCCCCCAAACCTAATAAACGGTTTGAAACACTGTTAAGTATATTAGTACAAACTTTTATGGAATATAAAAACTGAAGACAAAAATGtaacaaactaaataaaatgttataaaatcTAACAAACGCTATAAAATTGAGGTGACACAAAGAAAGGGAATGAAACATTCAAAAggcaaaatattatatataaaacattagaaaGAAATATATTTGTGAAAGTTTCAATGAGAAGGGAAGAATTTGTTGAGGCAGCAAGGTAGACCATAAAACTCATCGTTTCGGACATCGAGATTGTATAATCTGAACTTTTCCCACCATTTCAGCCCACAATCTTTCTTGGCTTCATCGTTCTCACGAGACAATGTGCAATCAAGCACTATTGCTATCATTCCCGCAACCGTTGTGTGTGACATAAATATCACTCTTATCACATCTTCAAACTGGTTTGTATTCACATAACCCAAGAAACAACccatattattaaaagaatgtGTTATAAATTTTGTCTCAAAAGTATGCAAGAAGATGTACTGACCCAACTGGAGTGATGATCAGACCGCCAACCTCCATTGTAGTATTCTCTAAAGTATTGAGGAATTGAAATAGCCATGAAAAAGGAAAATCCTAAGATGAATTTGGTGTTGAAGCTGTTAAGGTTGCAAAACTGTAGAAAGCTAAGCCCCGCAGAAGCTACATTGCattagaaattattttatttttcagtgAAAGCGACAAAGCATATATACTGTACGAAAATGTAAGTGTGATGTCATGAAGAGACTTACACACAAAACACAAGACGATGCAGTAAACGGACGCCATGATTGGTAATGGTATGGACGCGAAAAAGGCTCCAAACTTTCCTGCATTTTgatcaaaataaataagaacTAAACCGAAAAAATATTCACCAAATTCATTTGTACAATGGAaaagttttaacaaaaaaaaaacaacaaaataccaaaaatggAGAAAAAGAGCATGAAGGTAGCTGATATTTGTATCACTCTTCGACTCCCAATTTTAGTCATTGCCAAAAGTCCAACATTTTCTCTGAACATTAGCGTTAACCATATCATAAGCCTTTACTAgaatttatacataaaatttatagttattgATAGGTAAATACttgataattaaaattttagtttagagGTAAGAGGTTCCTTACGTTGATGTTGTGATCCCTGAGACGCCTCCAAGCATGCCGTTCAGTAACACTCCAACTCCCTACAAGATAATCATTCAAGTATTTATAAGATGATGAAAGTTATATTTAATAAAcgaataaaatgaaaaaaatgactaATTAAGTTATTCTTAGACTAACCAGCCAGCCAGTACCACGGCTAATAACTGATGGTGGGATCGGAGTTGCACTTCCATATCTTGCAGATGCGTAGAACAAACCCGTCGACTGCAATAACATACAACACTTGCACTCTTCATAACCATATATAGTTATTTTTCCttgatttttaatattcatTAATCATTATGATTCCAGATTATCAGTTCCATAACAAAAGAATAACCTCAaagagagtgacgaaagaagcAGCCATCATGGCGAAAGAATCAGTGAAGTGGAAGGTTGGGCTTCCCCATTGGAAAGGATATGGTAAGTATATCCTATTGTAATTCAGATAAAGAtaatagaattaaaaaaaactgaatatatTGATAGTGAAACAACAATAAGAAAACATTCAAATAGAAGAACTGACCAAGGAGTGTTGGAGATGAGACCATTACGATCTGTACGGCAACTAATTTGAGTAGTTTGAGGCTTGTGGTTATATACACCACTTGATGTGAGTAGCAGAGCTAACAACCAAGCCAATGGAATGCATATCATTATCCCATAACGATCGCATCTTGATCCGTCCCAAATTCCCCCTTGCTTCATCTTCAGACAGCGCGGTAAGTACTAAAACCCACAGAAAAAAAATGGCGTTTATTAATGTTTCTAGGTTATCATATGTAATCATGTGTACtgatttaaaacaaaaagaaattgcTAGAGCTTTACCTGCGTGACTAAAACCAGTAAGATCAACCCGGGAAGTCCCACTTCAACGCACCTCGCCAACtacaaaacaaaagatttttacaacacatattataatagtataatataaaatattcaacAATATTCAATAAGTATATATAAACATACCAAAGGGAAGCCAATTTGGTAGAGTCCAAGACCGGCAAACGTTGCCAAAGGAGCAATCGAGAGTGGGCTTAGAAATCTAATGATCAcacaattaaaaatatactttcaTTTAGTTGGTGAGTCCAAATTCTGGTAAAGCAAAATAAGATTAATAGTTTTACCTGGCGATATTTCTCCATACGCCGAAGAAACATACAAGAACTTGGAAACAGCCGGCGACAATCAGAGCCCCTTGTATACTTCTCATTGTTCTCACAAATCTCTGTTTAATTATGTGATCAAACCGTTTTTTATGAGTGAGGTTTGGTTTGTAAGAATAAATGATGAAACCAAGACTAAGACTTACTTCAAAAGGATCAATGTAGTGAGTGAAGCGGCTTGAGGAAATAATGGAAGTGATAGGTATGATATAGGCATAAGAAGCAGCAGCTATTACAGGCAATCGagttccaaagaaagaatgtAACAATGTTGTTAATCCAGACACAAATAGCATTGTTTGTATAACTCTAGCTTTCTCTGCCTGAGAAATGCAAAATATATTGGAAAAAGGTTAAACATAGATCAAAATAAAGCGCATAAAAGAAATTAAAGTTAGATCAAAACTTACATCACCACCTCCCATGATTGGAACTAAGAGACTTGGAATAAGAACCGTGATGCCGAGACTCAGCAGATAATGTTGGAAACCTAGCACTACCGCTTCAACTGCAACAcgataataaaatattatttacacaCAACATAAACAaactaatttaataaaatagttctttgttttttaaaacatacgCCAAGGAGGAGGACTGTTGACACAATACTGAATGCCGGGGAGTTGTTCTTTCACCGGGTGGGGTTGTAACTCCACCGTCCTATTGCAACCTCCACTGTTGTTTGTGTTTCCGCCACCACCGTTGCGGTTTCCGCCACCACCGTTGTTGTTGCCTCCACCAGCGTTGTTGTTGCCCCCACCaccgttgttgttgttgccgCCACCAGCGTTATTGTTGCCGCCACCATTTGCCATGGACGTTGttacttttttttggtaaaatggaCGTTGTTacttttttgtttcctttgagaGGATCTAGCAAGTCGAAGGGTTGAGTAATTTGAAAAAGATGGAGAAGGTGTAGTGAAAGGAGAAGAAGTAACAAAAAGGAAGTATGAGTTAAAACTCTTAGCCTTTCCCCAACTATTATTTGTaagcaaaaataaattatataatttaaattgatttaatgagtatatttttcaattaatgtGGTAATAAAAGTTTTAACAATGTCAGTTTTGATACATGGAATTTGAAATAAACAAATCCTGttgatatttagttatttattatgACTTAAATATAAGTTTTGAAATGTTTGACTATAATTATCGAAATATTaagaattttgaaaaatagCGACTCTTAACGGTCGAAACGGAAATGTCAATATTTATGAAGACTACATTTGCTTCGCTTAAAggtcaaaatgaaaaaaaaattacttcgaAGTTTTTCACTCGGTCAAAGGTGAAATTTAGTATGCTGAGGTGTCATATGGAGTTTAATTAGCTGTAATTAACACGATTGTTGTTAAAGCAGTTAGAAACAATGAAACATGGGTGGAGAAATTACGCGGTTTACTAATTGTCAACTACTTAATTATGTCTTAACCCGTACGTATTGTGCAATGCTCTCTGGTTCCCTCTTTGTTAGCCAATGAGATTCTGCCACATCAGAAATATAAGTCCTTACCGTCTTTTTCTCCCCAACGATCGATTTCTGTCTTGTCTTTTCATCTCTCTCTAGAATTTCCCAGCGTATTCGTTGAATCTAGAGAGAGAACCGTCACCAAACTCTCCAGGTATGTCAAAGACGATTCAATGCATATGTATTGAGGCTATGTCTCATCACTTTCAAAAGCTATGATGTTTTAGGTTTTTAAACCTAACTGTGAACGTGTGTGTTATCTTGTATAACACGTTACGTATATCTCTGCAGCAATGGAGAGTGAAGGAGGTCCCTTCAAGGGGATACTCAGAGATATCGAAGGTAGGCGCAAATGCTACAAACAAGACTGGATTCTTGGCTTCAAAACCGGTTTAAGGTAAACAACACAAACTTCAAATTTTCTGTTGATTATGTATAATCTTGATGTTTAAATATGTTTCTCACCAGAATCTTGGCTCCGACTTGCTATATTTTCTTCGCCTCGTCTCTTCCTGTAGTTGCTTTTGGTGAGCAACTAAGTAAACACACAGgtattatattatatacaaCCTCTTCTTCTCATGTTGCTATGAATCGAATATCTCATAAGAGTGTTAACCTAGCTCtgatgattaatatatataggtGGATCTCTGAGTGCTGTGGAAACATTAGCTTCTACTTCTATTTGCGGAATCATCCACGCCATCTTTGGTGGACAGCCATTGTTGATACTTGGGGTTGCAGAGCCAACCATCATGATGTATACTTATCTTTACAGTTTCTGCATTAGTAGACCTGATCTTGGTCGAGAGCTATACCTAGCTTGGGTGGCATGGTAACT
This genomic window contains:
- the LOC103874400 gene encoding ethylene-responsive transcription factor SHINE 3 — protein: MGRREETINTIECVERTCKKQRVEDNRKKRRISLTENLRTLIIYSIKMVHSKKFRGVRQRQWGSWVSEIRHPLFKRRVWLGTFNTAEEAAKAYDQAAVIMNGHNAKTNFPVIKSNDSDSSDINSLSRSPKWLSEHLNAKLRKNCKDQTPYLTCLRLDNDSSHIGVWQKRAGSKTTQNWVKLVELSDGVNARAGDVGINKMKKKIDDVEEEDQVAMQMIEELLNWTCPASASISGLH
- the LOC103874401 gene encoding probable sugar phosphate/phosphate translocator At5g25400 — its product is MGKGGSLSEGVIKNIILSYTYVAIWIFLSFTVIVYNKYILDKKMYNWPFPISLTMIHMSFCSTLAFLLIKVFNFVEPVSMSRDTYLRSVVPIGALYSLSLWLSNSAYIYLSVSFIQMLKALMPVAVYSIGVLFKKEGFKPETMVNMLSISFGVAIAAYGEARFDVWGVILQLGAVAFEATRLVMIQILLASKGITLNPITSLYYVAPCCLAFLSVPWIVVEFPVLRDTSSFHFDYLVFGTNSFCAFALNLAVFLLVGKTSALTMNVAGVVKDWLLIAFSWSVIKDTVTPINLFGYGIAFLGVAYYNHAKLRALKAKEAQKSAQQSDEESGRLLEEKEGGRKNEPDN
- the LOC103874402 gene encoding putative nucleobase-ascorbate transporter 10, which encodes MANGGGNNNAGGGNNNNGGGGNNNAGGGNNNGGGGNRNGGGGNTNNSGGCNRTVELQPHPVKEQLPGIQYCVNSPPPWLEAVVLGFQHYLLSLGITVLIPSLLVPIMGGGDAEKARVIQTMLFVSGLTTLLHSFFGTRLPVIAAASYAYIIPITSIISSSRFTHYIDPFERFVRTMRSIQGALIVAGCFQVLVCFFGVWRNIARFLSPLSIAPLATFAGLGLYQIGFPLLARCVEVGLPGLILLVLVTQYLPRCLKMKQGGIWDGSRCDRYGIMICIPLAWLLALLLTSSGVYNHKPQTTQISCRTDRNGLISNTPWIYLPYPFQWGSPTFHFTDSFAMMAASFVTLFESTGLFYASARYGSATPIPPSVISRGTGWLGVGVLLNGMLGGVSGITTSTENVGLLAMTKIGSRRVIQISATFMLFFSIFGKFGAFFASIPLPIMASVYCIVLCFVSSAGLSFLQFCNLNSFNTKFILGFSFFMAISIPQYFREYYNGGWRSDHHSSWFEDVIRVIFMSHTTVAGMIAIVLDCTLSRENDEAKKDCGLKWWEKFRLYNLDVRNDEFYGLPCCLNKFFPSH